From the genome of Triticum aestivum cultivar Chinese Spring chromosome 1A, IWGSC CS RefSeq v2.1, whole genome shotgun sequence:
ACCGCCACTGTCCTCTCTCCCTTTGGGTCACTTCTCTGTTCCCTCCTCCACCATTTTCCCCATCAGCTCTGCAAGCTGCGTGCTGACGCGGTCGAACCTTTCTTTGTTTGGAGGCTTTCTCTCCACCAGCGCAAGCTCGACACACACCAGTGTCTATGAAGGATAGCCTTGCCCTTGTGTGCTTTGCAGGGACTAGTGCCCCGCTATTTTGATTTTAATTTAGCTGAAACTGAAACCACGCTAGCGCAACAGTCGACACGTAGCGTCGTCCTCTCCCCTTGGTCACTTCCTTCAGCCACCACCCACCAGGAGCGGAGCTTCCTCTTTTTCCATAGATGGAAGCTCAACTTTTCTCTCTTGCGGAGGCTTTCTCTCGACCAGCGCAAGCTCGACACGAGCGTCTCCCTACGTCATGTAGGGGTGTCAGGGCATCACTTGTGTGTCTCCCTGCCAAGAGGAACCGCACAGAACAATGTGATTTGACTCACATATAGGCACAGGAGCATCTAGGCGTGCGTGCAAGGTTCAGCACGCAGCATTTAACGTTGAGGCCCGAAGCCATTGCTGTGCTTGTGCTCTCCCCCCCTTTCTTTCTCTCCCAAAACCAACCGAGGTAGAGTGAGCGAAAGAGGAAAAAACATTTGCTGCTCTCCACCgtgcttccaccaccaccaccaccaccaagagaaagaggaagaagcaTTTGCTCCTCTGCTCCgtgcttccaccaccaccaccaccaccaagagaaAGAGGAAGACGCATTTGCTCCTCTGCGCCGTGCTTCCACCACCAGCAGCCCCGTCGTCCTCTCTACCTCTCGCTTCTTCCATCACCACCACCTCAGCTCAAGCCATGGCATCCTTGGCCAACCAGTAGAACCTCATGATCCCACTTTTCTCGCTCACCCTCATGCTCCTGCATGCTCCTGCACCTGCGGTATGCGACGACCTAGGTGCAGGCCTCTCTCCAGGCCATCGCACATACATTGTGCTGCTGAGGCCACCCGTCGAAGCCGGCAGCGAGGACGACCACCGCTGGTGGCAGGATTCCTTCCTGCCAACGCCTCTCGCCGGCTCCGATGAGCCACGCCTCATCCATACCTACACTGAGGTCTTCACGGGGTTTGCCGTGAGGCTCACCGAAGACGACCTCGCCATGGTGTCCCAGAGGAAGGAGTTTCTGCGGGCGTTTCCAGACCATCTCTGGCACCCCAGCACCACTCACACTCCGAAGTTCCTCGGACTGGAGAAAGATGCCGGGCTGTGGAGGGACACCAACTATGGCCAAGGAGTCATAATCGGGGTTCTGGACACCGGCATATACGCAGAGCATCCTTCCTTTGATGACAGTGGCATCCCGCCACCCCCATCAAAGTGGAAGGGCTCATGCCATGGCGCTGCACGCTGCAACAACAAATTGATAGGTGCCAAATTCCGTAATCCCAGAGCATATGATTCCGGAGACGACACAGGGCATGGAACACATACCTCGTCCACCGCAGCTGGGAACTTCGTCAGTCATGCCTCAGCCCACGGCCTCGGCAGGGGCACAGCTGCCGGAATTGCTCCACATGCACACTTGGCCATGTACAGGGTGTGCATAATTCTTGGGTGTGCATCCTCGGACATAGTTGCCGGGTTAGATGAAGCTGTCAAGGATGGTGTTGATGTGCTTTCACTCTCCCTCGGCCCCTTTTTTGATGTCAATTTCACTGATGATCCGGTTGCCATTGGCACATTCAATGCGGTAGCAAAGGGTGTTGTTGTCGTGGCTGCAGCTGGTAACAACGGGCCAAGGTCCTTTATTGCCAACTCTGCACCATGGTTGCTCACAGTTGCAGCTGGCTCGGTGGACCGAAGCTTCCAGACCGTTGTGCAGCTTGGCAACGGCGAGCACATCAGTGGGGAAGCTTTCAATCAGACTGCGAACTCAAGCTCCAACTCTGCTCCTCTGTATTGGAACAAACACTGCAAGTCATCATTGGCTGGAAGAAATGTGTCTGGCAAAATTGTGATTTGCCATAACACAGGACCAATGAATGACACAGGGTCAGCAATCAACCAGTCTgacatcagtggcatcatgagtgcCGGGGCGGCTGGCATAGTCCTGATCAACAGGAAAGATGCTGGCTTCACCACCCTTCTGGAGGATTATGGCAGTGATGTTGTGCAGGTGACCGTGGCTGATGGCAACAATATCATAGAGTATGCAAGGGCAACAAGCAAAGCCA
Proteins encoded in this window:
- the LOC123053358 gene encoding subtilisin-like protease 4, with amino-acid sequence MIPLFSLTLMLLHAPAPAVCDDLGAGLSPGHRTYIVLLRPPVEAGSEDDHRWWQDSFLPTPLAGSDEPRLIHTYTEVFTGFAVRLTEDDLAMVSQRKEFLRAFPDHLWHPSTTHTPKFLGLEKDAGLWRDTNYGQGVIIGVLDTGIYAEHPSFDDSGIPPPPSKWKGSCHGAARCNNKLIGAKFRNPRAYDSGDDTGHGTHTSSTAAGNFVSHASAHGLGRGTAAGIAPHAHLAMYRVCIILGCASSDIVAGLDEAVKDGVDVLSLSLGPFFDVNFTDDPVAIGTFNAVAKGVVVVAAAGNNGPRSFIANSAPWLLTVAAGSVDRSFQTVVQLGNGEHISGEAFNQTANSSSNSAPLYWNKHCKSSLAGRNVSGKIVICHNTGPMNDTGSAINQSDISGIMSAGAAGIVLINRKDAGFTTLLEDYGSDVVQVTVADGNNIIEYARATSKASAKVIYKNTVLGVRPSPTVAAFSSRGPSTFSPGVLKPDILAPGLNIIAAWPPLTILGSGPFNIRSGTSMSTPHVSGIAALVKSSHPDWSAAAIKSAILTTADITDSAGGPILDEQHQRATAYAMGAGHANPIKAIDPGLVYDLSITEYAGYICALLGDQGLATIARAPTLSCKMLPKIPEAQLNYPSITVPLRTRPFTVNRTVTNVGPINSVYTLKMEVPKSLTVRVYPETLVFSKVGQKKTFSITVSRHRNVGSKALQGSLSWVSKKHVVRSPIVASPLL